In the genome of Caenorhabditis elegans chromosome IV, the window tctagaaaaaaattgggattaataatagaaaaatgattCCAGTATGTTTGTAGttactagaaaaaaattagcttaaattgacaatagttttaaattttttataaattgcctttaatttttgacattaaccaaaaatatcaaaattggtcaaaatCTGAGATCTTTTTGgcactttccaatttttaatgttcagTTAATTCTAAGGTTGATGAATTTTGATACGTTTGGAATGATTCactatttcaaatattcacaaattaactttttctgttttctcttCAATTTCCATTCTGATGTTCAAATGACCAATACCCAACAGGTAACCTTGATCATTACAATTTCCATGTgtatttttgtctgaaatctttgaaaatcaatcaCTGATCTTTGTAATTCGTTCTACTCGTTTATCATACTTTGTTTGTTTCATTTCTCCCTATTCCGTTtctatttttgcatttctttcTGCGTATCTCCGTTTCACACAATATTTCCAATACAGACGAAACTCCACCCTGTGCCCGTCCATCATCATGTATCAGGACGATCATATCGGGTAAGCAATCACTCTTTTTTTCGCCCATAATCATTCCACTTTTTGACCTAATGTCGTTGCATTCCAGTTCAGAGCATTCATCTGCTACTACTAATATTTCTCATTTATGCGGACTTCGGATCTCGGAGAGAcctcaaaaaacaagaaaaactggTGTTATTTGCACTATCGGACCAGCGTGTAGTGATGTAGAGACActgagaaaaatgataaacaCTGGAATGAATATTGCCAGATTGAATTTCTCACATGGAACTCACGAGGTGatttattttaacatttttattaacttAAGTTGGattatataaatttcaaaaacatatttatgTTTGTAGTATAACAAATATCAAAGTAAAACACAAACGTTTCAcaaggaattttgaaattttttaaatttaaattcaaaaagtggcaatcgcgtagtttttgccactcataattcgGAAAGtcgatcttttttttcagattttgcaaactctttttctttttttttcaaattttgcaaccaaattttgcattttgcatttcaaattttggcaaccgaaattttaaagtttctctACATAGGACTTTGTGAATCTGCATATTTTGCATCTGGATATTTAGTCCTGGCGTCAGTGAATATCGCCTTTTCACatgtaaaaataataataagcTAACCAATTGAAGACAgaataaaaaacattgaaaactgaaatatagattaaacttttttgaagatgaaACTGTTCATGGTCgcaatattttgtttgaaaaacaaataattgatttatttgTTTCTCGTTAATTTAAGAcattatttgtaaaaaataatgtatcaggcacagaaaaagaaacaaataatttcaggcaCATGCTGCAACAATCAAGACAATCCGTGAAGCTGCTGAAAATGCTCCATTCCCGGTCGCAATTGCTCTTGACACCAAAGGACCTGAAATTCGTACCGGAATGTTTGCCAATAATATGAAAGAAGTTCAAttggaaaatgggaaaagtgTTCGAGTTTCCACAGATCCATCTATGGAATTTGCTGCAACATCTTCTCATATTTATGCTGACTACAGAAATCTTCCAAAAGTTGTTCAACCTGGTTCAAGAATCTATATTGATGACGGATTGATTTCTTTAATCGTCGAAAGTTGTGAAGAAACAGCAGTTATATGTACAATTGAAAATGGAGGAGCTCTTGGAACACGGAAAGGTGTTAATCTTCCTGGAACTATTGTTGATCTTCCTGCAGTCACATCAAAAGATATCGAAGATTTATTATTTGGAGTTGAGCAAGGTGttgatattatttttgcaTCATTCATCAGAAATGCCGACGGAATTCATAAAATTCGACAAGTTCTTGGAGAAAAGTGAGTGAAAAACATAAACTTTCTTGATTGCTGACTGCCATTCcttaaaacttaatttttcagaggaaaGCATATTTACataattgcaaaaatcgaatCAGAAGATGGAGTCACTAATTGCGATGAAATCATCGAAGCATCCGATGGAGTAATGGTTGCAAGAGGAGATCTTGGAATTGAAATTCCTGCGGAGAAAGTATTCCTCGCCCAGAAAATGCTCATTGCCAAATGTAATCTGGCGGGAAAACCTGTGATATGTGCAACCCAGATGCTCGAGAGCATGATCACCAAACCTCGTCCGACTAGAGCAGAATGCAGTGACGTGGCAAACGCTGTCTTGGATGGAGTTGACTGTGTGATGTTGAGTGGAGAAACTGCAAAAGGAGATTATCCAGTTGAAGCATTGGCGATTATGCATAATGTAAGtttatataattttgttttatgggtttcgtttaatgaaaattttgaaatttagaaaatgaattttgttgGGATACATTTCAATCGATATATCctttaaaatgtttacaacaaaagtttgagagGTTTTCTGagttcttctaaaaaatttggtcattaggattcatttttaatcttttgatgaaataaaatattgatgCTCCATCGCTAAGAGAAAactgtttggaatttttcaaaaaatcacgtGATAAAAAAGTGTCGGGTTACAAGTGATgtgagacaatttttaaaataaatcgGAGAGTATCACAAATCATAAGCCAgaccaaaaactgaaaattgtgtatgtaaatttaaacaaattaataATGAATTATGGgaaaaagtaaacaaaaattgtatttcctCTAATAATCTTGCAcccgatttttcaactttggcAGCTCCTATCTCAGttgtctttttcaaaaattatcaacgtCATAAAAGTTTGTTGTTTCTTCCAAAATAGTTttgcagatattttttttactatttacAACGCACCGAGATATATGTGATCAAATTAGATTAAGTGGATGCGAGATTAATGGAGGATTCTAGTATGACTCAAttgaacagaaaaataaaaactagttgcaaatcaatattttttaatttcagatctgCAAAGAAGCAGAATCTGCATTCTTCcatatgaaacattttgaagagcTTATTCTTCATACCAAGAAACCAACTGGAATGACTCATACAACTGCAATTGCAGCTGTTTCTGCAACAATCACATGCCGTGCTGTCGCTATTATTCTCATCACAACAACGGGAAAGtaagttattaaaaatcattggcattggaaattaatattaaattctAGAACCGCCCGTCTATGTTCCCGATACCGTCCACCAGTTCCAATTATTACTGTTTCTCGTGATGAACGAATCTCTCGTCAACTTCATCTTCACAGAGGAATCTTTCCTGTTTACTATCCAAGTGagagtttttcttttcagaaaattgtgctttctaaaattatttcattccaaatattataaaaaatataatttcagaggGACGTATTGATGAATGGGATGTTGATGTTGAGGAACGTGTGCAATACGGAGTAAATCTTGGTAAGACACGTGGATTCATTCATCTTGGAGATCCACTTATTGTGATCACTGGATGGAAGCAAGGAGCTGGATTCACAAACACCATGAGAATTGTAGTTGCCACCTAACTTATATCTTTGATTTGTTctgtgtatttttcaaaaaaaaaagagtttaagTTTCttgtttcataaatatttcttCTTTACTTGTGAAAAGCTTCTTTAAAAATGCATCTCCCCGAACAACTGACCACCTCGTGGGAAGATATCCGATCACAggtatcaaaaaagttttgaactaACAACTTCCAAGAGAAGGCGGCGGGGGCAGCTGTCTTATCTCAATATTACAGTTTTAGTTCAGTTTCCAACAACACGCATCACAATTACATTTCTATTTGTTTTTgctccttttcttttttttaattttcactttctcATGGCCAGCAGTGAgaacgatttttttgatttcagcagcatttttttcagccaacacAATTGTCGAAAATGATCAATTCCTCGTTGCTTTGTGTTTTTCTGGttagttttttcaacaaatatttaaagaaaagCCACTGCTTTAGTGATTGGTTCTGTAGTGGATCCTAGTAGTAAGCTCACCGAGTAGGTACCAATTGCCTACCTACTTTCAGGCAGCGTATGCCTACCTGGTGACCGTTGCCTAACATcatcttttttaattaaaattgcaatACAGTGTTTAAAATACGAATATCAGAAGCTAACCTATTTGAGTCCTCGCATAATAGATCAGTCTGGAAATAGGAGGTACTTAAGCATGTAGGTACGTAGGTTCATAGGCAGGCAAGCATGCGATAGGCATCTAATTCTGAAGATGCAACTGCCCTACCAACTGAAGgaaattaaaatcgaaaaatattgagTTACCTCTGACGTACATCTGTGCAGACAGCTACAGTACAAACCAttatattgttttgaaaaacgtcTAGCTGATAATTGTTATCATTCGACCgctcaaaaaccaaaatgaaaactcaaGTTTCATTGTTTTGATGATTGCACAAAATGTTGTTTACTGGGATATATTGAGCACGTGATATTTTCAGTGCATCCTGATCTCTGCTCCATTCACAAGGTCTCGTCCTTCTGAAGAGCATCCAATGTACACAGCAGCTCGTCTTACTGATGAGTACAAGCATATTCTTGATGGAAAGATTAAGCTCGCCGAAAGCCACATTTTCACAGATGATGTCACAGTTGACGATTGCGGAAAAGGAGGAAACTTTGGTTAGAAACTACAATTACCGTATTTACTTGTTTAATTGTGCACATTACAGATTATCTTTCTGATAAGCTTGACTCTTTAATTCCAACACTCAGTGAAATCAATGTATCTGTGAAGTTTGCGTACCCTGTTCCATTCACCAACAATACGATTGAATTTTCGATCGACGAAATTCTAACTCTTCATGATGGAAATGTACAGCAAGGGGAAAAAGCTTTCTTCGCAAGAACAGTTGGTTCCCAAACTCCTTGTTTCCCGTGTCTCACTATAATTATTTCAGGACGAGAAGGACGACAAATACAGAATTTATGACATTCGTGCTGTACCGTGCTATTCTTCacaataaaaagttttatgaCGAGCTATCATTGTTTTATCATCTGAGAATAAAATAGGGTTGAGCTGAATTAAAAAGGTCGATGCTTTCCCAATTTTGGTATTCCTTCTGTATATTGTTTAGTCCATTCAGTTTGTAGGCAgatcaatcaatttttaggtttatATAAATAATCCTAAAGTCGATTGCTCTACCCACAAAAAGTAATGTTGACTTGAAGTTATGTATATGAAATtatgaaactaaattttcaaggtAGTTTTGGATTGATCtcgaacattttcaacaaaga includes:
- the pyk-2 gene encoding Pyruvate kinase (Confirmed by transcript evidence) yields the protein MSLHSSSEHSSATTNISHLCGLRISERPQKTRKTGVICTIGPACSDVETLRKMINTGMNIARLNFSHGTHEAHAATIKTIREAAENAPFPVAIALDTKGPEIRTGMFANNMKEVQLENGKSVRVSTDPSMEFAATSSHIYADYRNLPKVVQPGSRIYIDDGLISLIVESCEETAVICTIENGGALGTRKGVNLPGTIVDLPAVTSKDIEDLLFGVEQGVDIIFASFIRNADGIHKIRQVLGEKGKHIYIIAKIESEDGVTNCDEIIEASDGVMVARGDLGIEIPAEKVFLAQKMLIAKCNLAGKPVICATQMLESMITKPRPTRAECSDVANAVLDGVDCVMLSGETAKGDYPVEALAIMHNICKEAESAFFHMKHFEELILHTKKPTGMTHTTAIAAVSATITCRAVAIILITTTGKTARLCSRYRPPVPIITVSRDERISRQLHLHRGIFPVYYPKGRIDEWDVDVEERVQYGVNLGKTRGFIHLGDPLIVITGWKQGAGFTNTMRIVVAT
- the pyk-2 gene encoding Pyruvate kinase (Confirmed by transcript evidence), coding for MYQDDHIGSEHSSATTNISHLCGLRISERPQKTRKTGVICTIGPACSDVETLRKMINTGMNIARLNFSHGTHEAHAATIKTIREAAENAPFPVAIALDTKGPEIRTGMFANNMKEVQLENGKSVRVSTDPSMEFAATSSHIYADYRNLPKVVQPGSRIYIDDGLISLIVESCEETAVICTIENGGALGTRKGVNLPGTIVDLPAVTSKDIEDLLFGVEQGVDIIFASFIRNADGIHKIRQVLGEKGKHIYIIAKIESEDGVTNCDEIIEASDGVMVARGDLGIEIPAEKVFLAQKMLIAKCNLAGKPVICATQMLESMITKPRPTRAECSDVANAVLDGVDCVMLSGETAKGDYPVEALAIMHNICKEAESAFFHMKHFEELILHTKKPTGMTHTTAIAAVSATITCRAVAIILITTTGKTARLCSRYRPPVPIITVSRDERISRQLHLHRGIFPVYYPKGRIDEWDVDVEERVQYGVNLGKTRGFIHLGDPLIVITGWKQGAGFTNTMRIVVAT
- the ZK593.2 gene encoding Transposase (Confirmed by transcript evidence), with translation MYTAARLTDEYKHILDGKIKLAESHIFTDDVTVDDCGKGGNFDYLSDKLDSLIPTLSEINVSVKFAYPVPFTNNTIEFSIDEILTLHDGNVQQGEKAFFARTDEKDDKYRIYDIRAVPCYSSQ
- the pyk-2 gene encoding Pyruvate kinase (Confirmed by transcript evidence), with the protein product MINTGMNIARLNFSHGTHEAHAATIKTIREAAENAPFPVAIALDTKGPEIRTGMFANNMKEVQLENGKSVRVSTDPSMEFAATSSHIYADYRNLPKVVQPGSRIYIDDGLISLIVESCEETAVICTIENGGALGTRKGVNLPGTIVDLPAVTSKDIEDLLFGVEQGVDIIFASFIRNADGIHKIRQVLGEKGKHIYIIAKIESEDGVTNCDEIIEASDGVMVARGDLGIEIPAEKVFLAQKMLIAKCNLAGKPVICATQMLESMITKPRPTRAECSDVANAVLDGVDCVMLSGETAKGDYPVEALAIMHNICKEAESAFFHMKHFEELILHTKKPTGMTHTTAIAAVSATITCRAVAIILITTTGKTARLCSRYRPPVPIITVSRDERISRQLHLHRGIFPVYYPKGRIDEWDVDVEERVQYGVNLGKTRGFIHLGDPLIVITGWKQGAGFTNTMRIVVAT
- the ZK593.2 gene encoding TransThyretin-Related family domain (Confirmed by transcript evidence) yields the protein MINSSLLCVFLCILISAPFTRSRPSEEHPMYTAARLTDEYKHILDGKIKLAESHIFTDDVTVDDCGKGGNFDYLSDKLDSLIPTLSEINVSVKFAYPVPFTNNTIEFSIDEILTLHDGNVQQGEKAFFARTDEKDDKYRIYDIRAVPCYSSQ